GTATTTGAACGCACAAAATTTTTTATTTTTTTGAAATATCTTCTCATCTTTCCTTCGCGTAGTGCTGCAATAAAAAAGCCTAGCGAACCATATATGACTCCGAGAAATAGAATCATAAATATATTAAATACATTATCTGACAAACCTAACCCCATCTGATTTACACCAGCAATCATATTTGTTGCCCATGTAGATGGTAACATTCGCGATACCGTTTGTACCCATAACGGCATAGCATCAAGAGGCCATATAGTACCGGATAGATAAAATACGGGGGTAGTCAAAAAGGCTAAGGTTAGATAAATCATCTCGGTTCGATGTAAACATTCAGTGAGTAATTTACTCAAACCCAACACCGCTAATAATAGCGGAAATGTCATAATAATAATTTCGGGTATGCTTGCTAATTGCCTATAGCCAAGAACCCAAGGCCATAATCCAAAGAGGACTAAAGACAAAAAGAGCCATATTGGTATAAGACCGCATAAACTTCCGAATATAACAATCTTTGGTGGTTTACCTTGGGGCAAGGAGTGCAAGGTGATATTGGTGCGCGTTGAGGCAATCAAAAAGGAGTGTTGCAACAACATGACAAGTAATCCAGGAAAAGTTATCGCCGCAAAACTAATCCCGGCATTATAAAGCGGCATCGTTTGCCCTTTTATTGGCGATAAGATGATATTAATCTGCGGATCAGAAAAACCAGCATTGCGCATTACCCGCGTATTATATTCGGTTAATATTTGTTGATATATTCCTCTAATATCAACTTGTATTAGACCATTAGCTAGACGACTAGAAGCATCACCATAAGCAGGAATTGTCACCTCTTCACCATTTAAAAGACGTTTTTCGAAATTTCTTGG
This Gilliamella sp. ESL0443 DNA region includes the following protein-coding sequences:
- a CDS encoding ABC transporter permease, producing the protein MLKLFLSSAIKMFFYMLMRPMWLLLLVSVSLMSLVYINGTITNLPVAIVDQDHSATSRSLIRSLNTSSKIDVLTYENSLEAYDDINSRKLFAVFTIPRNFEKRLLNGEEVTIPAYGDASSRLANGLIQVDIRGIYQQILTEYNTRVMRNAGFSDPQINIILSPIKGQTMPLYNAGISFAAITFPGLLVMLLQHSFLIASTRTNITLHSLPQGKPPKIVIFGSLCGLIPIWLFLSLVLFGLWPWVLGYRQLASIPEIIIMTFPLLLAVLGLSKLLTECLHRTEMIYLTLAFLTTPVFYLSGTIWPLDAMPLWVQTVSRMLPSTWATNMIAGVNQMGLGLSDNVFNIFMILFLGVIYGSLGFFIAALREGKMRRYFKKIKNFVRSNTKKVNNKPSIS